The segment gtttcgtaaacaaaacacaccttaagaaaaacgaaaaagtagaaaaatagatgccagaaaaaacaaaattttgtcttctttttcttttttctcttcatgtcgttcatgtccccttaacagAAACAGCAAACGACAGTAGTCTGTCTAATTAATGGAAAATTTTCGGATAGGATTTCAGTTTCTTTGTCATTCAAATCGTTGAGAAAACTACGGAAAATAAGGAAATTCTATTTTTCAAAGTGTACTAAGCATGCAGGATAGGGTAGCTGATATTGGCAAcaagaaattaaaaattaatattaatgaaTATCTCGCTATGTTTAGTATTAATAGGCCATAAGAATAAAAGCGTTTGCTGTACTTCGCTCATAAGATTAATACGATAATAAgggcattacaaatattttaaaaagtttttgtccctccggtgttgggccactgaaggggggggggggggaggtcggaaaaaacaaagagaatttttgaatcgagcaaaaaaatatggattttaggcatttttattttaagtttaaacttgaaaaccaaaactattcttgcttttaacatatacgttgttaatttccatgcaaaaatctacgataaaagacaaaaacgaaagaaaaaagttttggccgtttttcggaaattccgctgtttgaatttccatttgtatttcatgctagaagcgttaattcaactcgtacactcatttttcaagtttttcaggttgtagagcccacagaaaattgattttgtaaaaaaaaatttaactcatatcctacaaattatttttttgccccccgatttttcaagccaatttccaaggggggggggacaaaaacttttaaaatgatttgcaatggcctaaaactgttttatttttacggACTACTACCTATCTTATGGTATCTTACCAAAGCTTTGTACTTATCCAAAGGATAAATGTTTCATGGATTAGTTGAAAGAACACGATTTTGTTTATCGAAGTATTGAAAGTGCATGTACAAATCAAAAACAAATGTATCCCAAACAATGAGAAAACTTTTCTGGAAGAGCAGATTATCAAAATTGCCTCAATTTTTGCAGTAACGAAACCAATCAGGAAATAAATTACTTATAGCACACTATTTTCACCATTATTTCTGAAGAAGCCATATTTTGTAACCTGCTACCTACACTCCCTGTTTTATTATAGAACAGGTTCGACCGCCAATCTATTACTGCAATCTGGAATAGGCGAACCCACAATGCATGGTGCAACAAGCGCGCACTACACATAGAGAGAAAAAATGCTGTTTGATTACTTTTCCATTCTCAACCGATCGATATATGGAGCACATGCGATCTGgatttctttttaaataaaactttgctttttgtaactttttggCTCACTTTTTATTCGCAGCTTTCCGATCCGAACTTCTTATCTTTCACCAACAATCAAAGTGAACAAAAGAAGCCAGAACATAGCGCCGTCGTCGGTCACCGGATCACTGCAAACGTTTTGAACATTCACACACACTGCCGGGCTTAATCACTTTCGTCGTTAATTACAGTAAGAACGGCACAAATTTTAGTTGGAGTATTAATATATCACGatttttttcctggttttgaAGCATAATAAGACAGTCAGTATTTTAACGCAGAATGCTTCCCGTTTTTCGAGGTCCTTTCTGAGGTTTGTTGCATTTTTCTACCAGTGTCCATGTCCATAATGCAAAGCTGGAGCATACGCATAGGATGGCAGTGCGTGGTAAGCCGTCTTGATTATCGGCGTTGATACGACGGTATGCTTAACGGTTGGCGCATAGATGGGTTCAACGTATTTGGCCGCGCTGTGCACGACGGTCGAGCTTTGATGAGAAACGGCCGTCGGAATGTGTTTAACAACGGTTCCCACGTGGGCAACGGCAGGTTCTGCGATGACACTTTTTTCGTAGTAGATTTCCGGCTTAGCGATCAGCGCCGGTGCGTGATATGCGTAGGGCTCATAACTGTATCCTGGACGGGCTGCTGCGAGCGTCAAAAGAGTCGACAACACCACCTGGAAGATAGCCAAAGTTCAGAACTGCATTTTTATGGAAAGAATGTTATGGTTTGTTCTTACCAatttgaacattttgaacagaAGGTCGATTGTTGAATTTAAACCAAGAGGTCTGTGTTGAAGAACGTATGGATTAAACTATGATCTTAGCTGAGTCAGCTAGCTTCTTTTATACCCCGGACACACGGCTATTGTGCGGCTATTGGGCTCCACTTAGTTATTCATATAGAGCTACCAGCAGTGCTGGCAAGGGTAAAAGCACGCTACCAGAAGCTTTTCAGAAGGGGTTAACTTTTTACAATGGTGGTGATGCAGATGTAAGGCACATACCGCATGCAACACCGCACCGGCACCGTCATCCGCAGCAGCACAGAGGTCCAGGGTTGCAAGAAAGTGTAGGTTGCTGGTATGCTGTCGACACTCAGAACCGTCCAGGCGGTCACAAACGATCTCGGTCGGTTTGGGGGTGGTACGCCGTAAGGAATACGAGTGAGAGCCCCTAGAAGCTCTATGTATTATTAACCGATGGTCGGCGTTCGCACGTTCGTGAGCGAGAGGTGCTGAAGGGCTCGCGTGGCGCAATATCGGCTTAGATGTTTGGTCGATGGTAAATTATATTTTGTCTCTTCGATCTTAACGAATCGTATTTGTCAACAGCGTTTAATGGGAATGAGCGCCAATGGGAGCGAAACTTGAGCATACCAGttatgttttgaaattttgtgaTTTAATAGTGCTTTGATGTGCTTTATTTGAGGTGAATTGTAATCGTTTAACATAAGTACCTGGAACAAACTGTAGAAATTGGACAGAAGTTATTCGTTATTTGCATGAGCTGAACAAAAGTTTTGACAGAATAGAAAAAGACATTTCTATTGCGTTTTTATCAAAAACGTTATCTTGAGAGCCGTTGTCTATTAGGTACCGATGaaattaaaatgttttcagTATATTTTTTAACACGCTTACTCATAATCATTAGCTATATTACACTGAAGCAGCGTTTTATATGCGTTCTTTATGTGAATTTCGATATTTACATGGATTTTTtacgaaaattttgaaattttcgcgTATTTGTACTCAAGGTTCGAAATTTGTTCGGTTCATTAAtgcgaaatttacgcggtttttatgcggttttgatttacacgGAATGGTGGGGTACCGACTCTTCAAAATTTTATGGCCTGGGGTTATGGCCTGAAAACTAGCAAGTTAACGTAAGATTGCAGATATTTCTTTCGCAATAATTTACTTATCAAAGAAATAACTACCAATTAGGATAAAAACTCCAGAATTCTGAGTTGTTCCATGAAGActtttttacattgatttttatAGAAAAGGCGGAAAATGTATACCATAGCCATACCCATACGTGAACTTCCAGTTGGATTAGAGAATAAACTTAAAAATGGACATGGCATTAGAATTCCAATTTGGAATTGAGTTTCGACCTTGAGCTTGGATTGGAAGATTTTtcaaaaatggactcaaaattgtACTAAAAATTGCACTTCAAAATGCACTTTAAATTAGGCTTAAAGTTATACCTTTAAATAGGAATTAAAATAGACTTGAAATACAACTTTATGTCAGACAGaaaataaattagaaattgaacaTTGAATGAGTCGGGATATCGATTCATATTGTACTTAAATTGGACCAGACATCGCAAACAGACTTGATATTAGGCTTAAAATTGGCCTtgtaatcaaagttgaaattcaaattgaattcaacttgaaattagacttaatatcggacatcaaattggacttgaaaaaaaaagcaaaaccttggggcTTAAACGTATTTCCAAggcttgacctttctttatcgataggcttcgcagtcggttattagagtacaggacaattacggagcttGTGCAACAGTgcaactgactctatctagcaagaacgtccaggcgagattcgaacatacgacgactggcttgttagaccaccatcgtacctcgaagctaactgggcggtaaaTTGGGCTTGAAGTTAAAtctgaaaatcgaaataaaatttgacttaaaattgcacTTGTAATATGGCATGAAATTCTTATattagacataaaattggacttgaaatcaaagATGAAATTGGAGAtaaataagacttgaaattgTTCTTAAAAGGGGATATTAAACTGggcttaaaattttactttttaggtttgaaattggagtgacaaacttcgtattgccacaaattaaactgtgttgtacataaatcatgaatttcggatgatctttgtcacaatcttgagttttgcaagtttctgaggagttcaaccttagatgattcattttggcagttacgtaactatgaaagcatcccatgtaaccaataagcatcaccaatgctattcaaatgctagCCAACAAGCATTTAAGTCCCCTTAAAtcctattttggcaaaatatatagcttctttactgctaaccttcttatagtgctgacaatgctaatttgcaactatttaccgacacgaagaattagaaaagaattttggatgccaatttacaacacctatgcagtcaaaaagctaatatacaataacgtgcagtataaaatgacagatatgctgatttactgcttatgttaatgcttattggttatctgggatgggtagtttaaaatacaaatttgcaatttttcctcacagtaaagtagaaaacaactcccctcattgcttagccagaaaacggatagcaatattcgccgtgattgttcAAAATTTCGCCGAAAAGCATTTCgcaaaaaaccttaagcggaatgtaccatttcacggaaaactttttcgtggaaagtaccctcctaaaattcttgcttccagaaacccccacataccaaatttggttccatttgcttgattatttctcgagacaagcggaaatttgtatttcatttgtataaaagcggggagaggggtcatgattccctttctaaagaggagaggggtctcaattcaccatagaaaaaattcttgcctccaaaaacacccacatgccaaatttggttccaattgcttgattaacgggtggcaactaaaattttggaattttttcgcggcacttatgctcaacaacaaacgagctcagagagaaatgagagtatgtaagtgttagctctttctctcctctttttgttaatatttttcgttttggtgacgcttgcccagttttgctaaaaatggcatcgaaacaagaaacATTGCGGGAGCGCGTTGtccacttctacgaactgcaacagacatttcggcaaaaagtatacggtacaacatttaaaaagcaaatttgttgtggcttcgactgtttaccatatcctaagatgcccaacaactattcgcaagcaag is part of the Sabethes cyaneus chromosome 2, idSabCyanKW18_F2, whole genome shotgun sequence genome and harbors:
- the LOC128737251 gene encoding retinin-like; the encoded protein is MFKLVVLSTLLTLAAARPGYSYEPYAYHAPALIAKPEIYYEKSVIAEPAVAHVGTVVKHIPTAVSHQSSTVVHSAAKYVEPIYAPTVKHTVVSTPIIKTAYHALPSYAYAPALHYGHGHW